The following are encoded in a window of Methylicorpusculum oleiharenae genomic DNA:
- a CDS encoding NAD-dependent epimerase/dehydratase family protein, whose amino-acid sequence MQDSNVLPVNKVGIIGATSLVGDCLVKQLVQSGIRVAAYSRRDRLSNVDGVDWHRLDAAAALDDKSIKYWVSLAPITALPSCFSLLEAQGVRRVVVLSSTSRFTKVDSSNAEEKAYALRFAESEALFQSWAENLGIEWVILRPTLIYGLKRDTNVGEIARFIRRFGFFPLLGQASGLRQPIHAQDVAGACLAALQAPSAANRSYNISGAETLTYRAMVSRIFLAMHRQPRVFSIPLWLFQMAVAVLRLLPRYRLWTAAMAERMNQDLVFDHSDAARDFGFQSREFKLSSDDI is encoded by the coding sequence ATGCAGGATAGTAATGTGTTGCCGGTAAATAAAGTTGGAATTATCGGTGCGACCAGTTTGGTCGGTGATTGTTTGGTGAAACAGCTGGTTCAATCTGGCATTCGCGTTGCCGCTTATTCGCGGCGGGACAGGCTTTCTAACGTGGATGGAGTTGATTGGCATCGGCTGGATGCTGCTGCGGCATTAGATGATAAGTCGATTAAATATTGGGTGTCATTGGCACCGATCACGGCTTTGCCCAGCTGCTTTTCGTTGCTGGAAGCGCAAGGAGTGCGTCGTGTTGTGGTGTTGTCTTCCACCAGTCGCTTTACTAAAGTGGACTCTTCAAATGCTGAAGAAAAGGCGTATGCGCTACGTTTCGCTGAATCAGAAGCGTTATTTCAATCGTGGGCGGAAAATTTGGGTATAGAGTGGGTGATTTTACGTCCCACCTTGATCTATGGCCTTAAGCGCGATACCAATGTGGGTGAAATTGCCCGGTTCATTCGGCGCTTCGGTTTCTTTCCACTCTTGGGTCAAGCCAGCGGTTTGCGTCAACCCATTCATGCGCAAGATGTCGCGGGTGCCTGCTTGGCCGCATTACAAGCTCCGTCAGCCGCTAACCGGTCGTATAATATTTCGGGAGCTGAAACGCTGACTTATAGAGCGATGGTTTCGCGAATATTTCTAGCCATGCATCGGCAACCTCGAGTTTTTTCTATCCCTTTATGGCTATTTCAGATGGCTGTTGCCGTTTTGAGACTGCTGCCTCGATACCGGCTTTGGACTGCTGCTATGGCCGAACGGATGAACCAGGATTTAGTGTTTGACCACAGCGACGCAGCCCGTGATTTTGGTTTTCAGTCCCGAGAATTTAAGTTGAGCAGCGACGATATTTAA
- a CDS encoding DUF29 domain-containing protein — protein MATSLLHELDFYAWTQQQVALIKSGNFVDVDFKHLIEEIERMGVNERRELINRLAVLSAHLLKWHYQPSFRGRSWQLTIKKQRRQLQRLLKDNPSLQARLAEFIADAYVDSVLLAAKETGLEESDFPVQCPYGQDDILDSEFYPV, from the coding sequence ATGGCCACTTCTTTGCTTCATGAACTGGATTTTTACGCTTGGACTCAGCAACAGGTTGCTCTTATTAAATCGGGTAATTTTGTTGATGTCGATTTTAAACATTTAATCGAAGAGATAGAGCGTATGGGGGTAAATGAGCGGCGAGAATTGATCAATCGGCTTGCTGTTTTATCAGCACATCTCTTGAAGTGGCATTATCAACCTTCTTTTCGTGGCCGGAGTTGGCAACTCACGATAAAAAAACAACGGCGTCAGCTGCAACGGCTCCTTAAGGATAATCCCAGTTTACAGGCAAGGCTGGCAGAGTTTATCGCTGATGCCTATGTGGATTCCGTCTTACTGGCAGCCAAGGAAACCGGATTGGAAGAATCGGATTTCCCCGTCCAATGTCCATACGGTCAAGATGATATTTTGGATTCGGAATTTTATCCGGTATAG
- a CDS encoding multicopper oxidase family protein: MKSPINQQRRQWLKYAAITAVGAATYPTWAQATGKFKAVNQPSANFIPDVEIELTQEVAHVQLLDGQKTRVWKVLGKVLKGPSDALQNSADTYLAPTIRLRKGQKVRIFLNNNLPAHSILHWHGLHVPAIMDGNPMFAIGTGETYIYEFELLNRAGMYWYHAHTHNLTAKQVYSGLAGLFIVQDDAEEALDLPAGEFEVPLVIQDRSFDKENQLAYSDHMMQRMQGFLGERILVNGQPDYVMPVAGQAYRLRLLNGSNSRIYKLGWSDGAKLTVIGVDGGLLEKPQVYPYVILAPGERVELWVDFGTREVGSEVTLRSLPFESSMHGGMGMMGGGGMMGGGRRGMMGGGMMGMMSGSALPLGSEYNLFSVKVVKAGKGKSKLPEKLTPISKLKMNDAANADKPRSIRLSMRHMSALLNGRSYKMNDVKADEIIPVNTLQVIEFDNGFGGMNGMAMPHPMHLHGEQFQVIKRQVNANSSDTYASVSAGLVRGGWKDTVLVMPGEKVTVLKPFNDYTGLFMYHCHNLEHEDLGMMRDLLIK, from the coding sequence ATGAAATCGCCAATCAATCAACAACGCCGTCAATGGTTGAAATACGCTGCAATAACTGCTGTTGGAGCGGCAACTTATCCTACTTGGGCCCAAGCGACTGGAAAATTTAAAGCCGTCAATCAGCCTTCCGCTAATTTTATTCCTGATGTCGAAATTGAGTTAACTCAAGAAGTCGCGCATGTTCAATTGCTGGATGGACAAAAGACGCGCGTCTGGAAAGTTCTGGGCAAAGTTTTAAAAGGCCCGTCTGATGCCCTGCAAAATTCTGCTGATACGTATCTGGCACCTACGATTCGTTTGCGTAAAGGTCAAAAAGTCAGAATCTTTTTAAACAATAATTTACCGGCTCATTCCATTCTGCACTGGCATGGTTTGCATGTTCCCGCCATTATGGATGGCAATCCCATGTTTGCGATTGGTACCGGAGAAACTTATATTTATGAGTTCGAGCTGCTAAACCGGGCAGGAATGTATTGGTATCATGCCCATACTCACAATCTCACGGCCAAGCAGGTGTATTCCGGATTGGCGGGTTTATTTATCGTTCAGGACGATGCTGAAGAAGCGCTTGATTTGCCGGCCGGTGAATTTGAAGTGCCTTTGGTCATCCAGGATCGCAGCTTCGACAAAGAGAATCAACTGGCTTACAGCGATCATATGATGCAGCGTATGCAAGGTTTTCTGGGCGAACGGATTCTTGTCAACGGCCAGCCTGATTATGTTATGCCGGTCGCCGGACAGGCCTACCGGCTAAGATTGTTGAACGGTTCAAATTCCCGAATTTACAAGTTGGGCTGGAGTGATGGTGCGAAACTCACTGTCATTGGCGTCGATGGCGGATTATTGGAAAAACCGCAAGTTTATCCGTATGTCATACTGGCACCTGGCGAGCGAGTGGAATTGTGGGTTGATTTCGGCACGCGCGAGGTGGGTTCGGAAGTGACACTTAGAAGTCTTCCCTTCGAATCGTCTATGCATGGCGGTATGGGCATGATGGGCGGCGGCGGTATGATGGGGGGTGGCCGGCGAGGCATGATGGGCGGCGGAATGATGGGCATGATGTCCGGTTCCGCGCTGCCGTTGGGCAGTGAATATAATCTGTTCAGTGTGAAGGTGGTTAAAGCCGGAAAGGGCAAATCAAAATTACCGGAAAAATTGACGCCCATATCAAAGCTCAAGATGAACGATGCGGCCAATGCTGACAAGCCAAGATCGATCAGGCTTTCCATGCGGCATATGTCGGCGTTGTTGAATGGACGTTCTTATAAAATGAACGATGTAAAAGCAGATGAGATCATTCCTGTAAATACCTTGCAAGTGATTGAATTTGATAATGGCTTTGGCGGAATGAACGGGATGGCGATGCCGCATCCCATGCATTTGCACGGTGAGCAGTTTCAAGTCATCAAACGTCAGGTCAACGCCAATTCCAGCGATACTTATGCCTCAGTTTCGGCTGGATTGGTCAGAGGCGGCTGGAAGGATACCGTACTCGTCATGCCGGGTGAAAAAGTAACGGTACTAAAGCCCTTCAATGACTATACCGGTCTGTTTATGTATCACTGCCATAATCTCGAACACGAAGATCTGGGCATGATGCGGGATTTGTTGATTAAGTAA
- a CDS encoding diguanylate cyclase domain-containing protein, whose product MTTKFTLLIVDDMPLNIQILAGLLSDDYLIKVANNGFTALEIAKKTPPDLILLDVVMPELDGYEVCKKLKEDPVCREIPVIFITGTNDKESESKGLQLGALDFISKPFNPDITKLRIRNQLALKQLQEKMSNFFSLGLDLFCIVDADGRFQRVNTAWHNVLGYKPSEIEGATIWDFVHPDDKEKTHEAVKNLFQGKEISGFVNRYKNKAGGYCWLEWQASPSHAEIYASARDITDKLAAENSMRLSKRVFENTREGIVITDHKANIIEVNEGFARITGYSRDEVVGQNPRILQSGIQKADYFNMMWESLITEGFWKGEIWNRKKNGEIYAELLTISSVHNDKNQLINFVGIFSDITSLKKYEERLQKIAYYDALTGIPNRVLLSDRMQQALLQIKREPTLMAVCYLDLDGFKPINDTLGHSAGDVVLIEIAKRISHIIRESDTVARLGGDEFIILLPRLHDVIECEKTLQRILNSIAETIRIQDQTCQVTASIGVAVDQSGNIEADVLLRQADQAMYNAKQSGKNKIHFFNVTHH is encoded by the coding sequence TTGACTACTAAATTCACCCTACTTATCGTTGACGATATGCCGCTTAATATACAGATATTGGCGGGGCTATTAAGTGATGATTACCTTATCAAAGTCGCCAATAACGGGTTTACAGCGCTGGAAATCGCCAAAAAAACACCTCCGGATTTAATCCTTCTTGATGTCGTGATGCCTGAACTTGACGGTTATGAAGTCTGTAAAAAACTAAAGGAAGACCCCGTCTGCCGTGAAATTCCCGTTATTTTTATAACCGGCACCAATGATAAAGAGTCAGAAAGCAAAGGCCTGCAACTGGGTGCGCTGGATTTCATCAGCAAACCATTCAACCCGGACATCACCAAGTTACGCATCCGGAATCAGCTGGCACTAAAACAGCTGCAAGAAAAAATGAGCAATTTTTTTTCTTTGGGTTTGGATTTATTTTGTATTGTAGATGCCGATGGACGTTTCCAGAGAGTAAACACAGCCTGGCACAATGTCTTAGGCTACAAACCATCAGAAATAGAAGGCGCAACAATTTGGGATTTTGTACACCCGGACGATAAAGAAAAGACGCATGAGGCTGTCAAAAATCTCTTTCAAGGTAAAGAAATATCCGGCTTCGTAAACCGGTATAAGAATAAAGCCGGCGGGTATTGCTGGCTGGAGTGGCAAGCCTCTCCATCGCATGCGGAAATTTATGCCTCAGCACGCGATATTACCGACAAACTGGCCGCCGAAAACAGTATGCGCTTGAGTAAACGCGTTTTCGAAAATACGCGCGAGGGCATCGTCATAACCGATCATAAAGCCAACATCATCGAAGTAAACGAGGGCTTCGCAAGGATTACCGGCTATAGCCGCGATGAAGTGGTAGGTCAGAATCCACGTATTTTGCAATCAGGCATTCAAAAAGCCGACTATTTCAACATGATGTGGGAAAGTTTGATTACCGAAGGTTTCTGGAAAGGCGAAATATGGAATCGCAAAAAAAACGGTGAGATTTACGCCGAATTGCTGACCATTTCGTCAGTGCACAACGATAAAAACCAGTTAATTAATTTTGTTGGTATTTTTTCAGACATCACATCGCTTAAAAAATATGAAGAGCGGCTACAGAAGATTGCCTACTATGATGCACTGACCGGCATTCCTAACCGCGTCCTGTTGAGCGATAGAATGCAGCAGGCTTTATTACAAATCAAACGGGAACCTACTTTAATGGCAGTATGCTATCTTGATCTGGACGGCTTCAAACCGATCAATGACACTCTCGGGCATTCAGCCGGAGATGTTGTTTTAATCGAAATAGCCAAGCGCATCAGTCATATCATCCGGGAATCCGACACCGTAGCGCGGTTAGGCGGCGATGAATTTATCATCTTGCTACCCCGCTTGCATGATGTGATTGAATGTGAAAAAACCTTGCAGCGCATACTCAACTCGATTGCCGAAACGATCAGGATACAAGACCAGACGTGCCAAGTGACTGCCAGTATTGGCGTAGCGGTTGATCAATCCGGCAACATAGAAGCCGATGTACTGTTGCGGCAAGCCGATCAAGCCATGTACAACGCAAAGCAGTCCGGTAAAAATAAAATCCATTTTTTCAACGTAACACATCATTGA
- a CDS encoding PAS domain-containing hybrid sensor histidine kinase/response regulator, with translation MRPSENADNPAAEIDHLRVRMVKLANEKAYLELVVRLIESIDPLPGIKGMLASLLNSIMEIVGGTDTIIYYWIDEELNYFNFFGTHAIIETVDDPLVQQVIDHHRLVEEQTDKTKLLVNGFQLQHACNWAFPLLEGNKLIGVIKLENIHFNSEPLRKYLPIFFNHAALILSNEIRNYSRQKAEEALRQKTRELDSYFNNAMDLFCIANGDGYFVKLNPAWEHTLGYPIADLQGRSYLELVHPDDMEITVDALATLTNGQIVSRFINRFRHKDGTYRWIEWHSQPQGTLIYAAAHDITEQRRLEIDLRQSEHKLMEVLENVSACIYLKDTKGCYLFANRMARELWRVNAEDIIGYSDDKFFDAESKAIILQNDQRVLVNGETIRCEETGTVTTTGQTLTYWSVKLPLRKEDGSIYALCGISTDITERIQTESALREAKDLAEHAAKSKSEFLANMSHEIRTPMNGIIGLTQLALNQPSTREVRNYLNKALLSSQNLLGILNDILDFSKIEADRMEIENAPFDLDVLLDNLRNLFEIRARAKELDFSIDVPTGIPRNLIGDALRLQQILANLLSNAIKFTEHGGVFLTVSLKECAGTQALLNFSVKDTGIGITKADRDKLFQPFSQVDGSITRRFGGTGLGLAISSKLLAMMDGQFFVDSQPGLGTTFFFDLPLTITDKGKHRLTRHRNNLQSGLLTNELSDLGHSIRGKRILIVEDNEVNQQVVKEFLKLCGIVVDVAINGKEALEKVEQQNFDAVLMDIQMPVMGGIEATREIRKNQRHAELPIIALSAGVTFTERENCLSHGMNDFVSKPINPEELISTLVLWIHPENELSAKLAEPVIEASWIAFCSALPDFDLTPLIQMLGGNRSALINLFSLFHQQAPIDARQLISDIENGALDNAEKKAHKLKGAAGNLGAKNLHRITETLDNQLKKNEHHPDTVNAWRTVFEKTLADITQMLHQYPVAALTPGKHDAKEAESGLNELDKLLTENSFINDALLDRIGRNLPVEWQDEFEAMVSHIHNFNYIEAHRHLRNIKDK, from the coding sequence ATGCGGCCCAGTGAGAATGCCGATAACCCTGCAGCGGAGATAGACCATCTCCGTGTACGCATGGTCAAGCTCGCCAATGAAAAAGCGTATTTGGAACTTGTTGTCCGTCTGATCGAAAGCATCGACCCCCTCCCCGGCATAAAAGGCATGCTGGCTTCTTTGCTGAACAGCATCATGGAAATTGTAGGGGGTACCGATACCATCATCTATTACTGGATTGATGAAGAGTTGAATTATTTTAATTTTTTCGGCACTCACGCAATCATTGAAACTGTAGATGACCCTCTCGTCCAACAAGTCATTGATCATCATCGACTGGTTGAAGAACAAACCGATAAAACGAAATTACTGGTCAATGGTTTCCAGTTGCAACACGCATGCAACTGGGCCTTCCCGCTGCTGGAAGGCAATAAGCTAATCGGCGTGATCAAGCTTGAAAACATTCATTTCAATAGCGAGCCTTTACGCAAATATCTACCTATTTTTTTTAATCATGCGGCATTGATACTCAGCAACGAAATCCGCAATTACAGCCGCCAGAAAGCCGAGGAGGCGTTAAGGCAAAAAACCCGTGAGTTGGACAGTTACTTTAACAATGCGATGGATTTATTCTGCATTGCCAATGGTGATGGTTATTTCGTCAAGTTAAACCCCGCCTGGGAGCATACACTCGGCTACCCCATTGCCGATCTTCAAGGCCGGTCCTATCTGGAGCTAGTCCATCCTGACGATATGGAAATCACTGTAGACGCGTTAGCGACACTCACAAACGGCCAAATCGTTTCCAGGTTTATCAACCGGTTTCGACACAAAGACGGCACTTATCGCTGGATAGAATGGCATTCTCAACCGCAAGGCACACTCATTTATGCGGCCGCTCACGATATTACGGAGCAAAGACGCCTGGAAATTGACCTGCGCCAAAGCGAACACAAGCTGATGGAAGTGCTTGAAAACGTCAGCGCCTGCATTTATCTCAAAGACACTAAAGGCTGTTATCTGTTCGCGAATCGTATGGCGCGAGAACTTTGGCGCGTCAATGCGGAAGATATTATCGGCTACAGCGATGATAAATTTTTCGACGCTGAATCCAAAGCAATTATCCTGCAAAATGACCAGCGCGTTCTGGTCAATGGCGAGACCATCCGGTGCGAAGAAACCGGAACGGTTACAACTACGGGGCAAACGCTAACCTACTGGTCGGTTAAACTGCCGCTACGAAAAGAAGACGGCAGCATTTATGCCTTATGCGGTATTTCTACCGATATTACCGAACGCATCCAGACAGAGTCGGCCTTGCGCGAAGCCAAAGATCTTGCCGAACATGCGGCCAAATCCAAATCCGAATTTCTTGCCAATATGTCACATGAAATCCGAACGCCGATGAACGGCATCATCGGACTGACGCAATTGGCATTAAATCAGCCGTCTACGCGGGAAGTTAGAAATTACCTGAATAAAGCGTTGTTATCATCGCAAAACCTGCTCGGCATTCTTAACGACATTTTGGACTTTTCCAAGATTGAAGCCGACCGTATGGAAATTGAAAATGCGCCCTTTGATCTTGACGTGCTATTGGATAACTTGCGTAATTTGTTCGAAATCCGCGCACGCGCCAAAGAGCTGGATTTTTCTATCGATGTACCGACTGGCATTCCGCGCAATCTGATAGGCGATGCCCTGCGGCTACAACAGATACTTGCCAATCTGTTAAGTAATGCCATCAAGTTTACCGAACACGGCGGGGTTTTTCTGACGGTGTCTCTAAAGGAATGCGCAGGCACACAAGCGCTTCTGAATTTTTCGGTAAAAGATACCGGCATCGGCATTACCAAAGCCGACAGGGATAAACTCTTCCAGCCATTCAGCCAGGTCGACGGCTCTATTACCCGACGGTTTGGCGGAACAGGTTTAGGTCTGGCCATCAGTTCCAAACTTCTAGCCATGATGGACGGGCAGTTTTTTGTCGATAGCCAGCCCGGCTTAGGCACGACTTTCTTTTTTGATTTACCGCTGACAATAACAGACAAAGGCAAGCACCGTTTAACGCGTCATCGAAATAACCTTCAGTCCGGCTTATTAACCAACGAATTATCAGATCTGGGTCATTCCATTCGCGGTAAACGTATCCTGATTGTAGAGGACAACGAAGTCAATCAGCAGGTGGTAAAGGAATTTTTAAAACTTTGCGGCATAGTGGTAGACGTGGCCATCAACGGCAAAGAGGCGTTAGAAAAAGTTGAGCAACAAAACTTTGACGCCGTCCTGATGGATATTCAAATGCCTGTCATGGGCGGAATTGAGGCAACCCGCGAAATTCGGAAAAATCAACGTCATGCTGAATTACCGATCATTGCCCTGTCAGCAGGCGTTACATTTACCGAAAGGGAAAACTGCCTGTCTCATGGCATGAATGACTTCGTCTCCAAACCGATCAATCCGGAAGAGCTGATTTCCACGCTGGTTCTCTGGATCCATCCGGAAAATGAACTCAGCGCCAAACTGGCTGAGCCCGTCATAGAGGCTTCATGGATAGCTTTTTGCTCTGCCTTACCTGACTTTGACCTGACCCCTCTAATTCAAATGTTAGGCGGCAACCGGTCCGCTTTAATCAATCTGTTCTCGTTATTTCATCAACAAGCACCCATTGATGCCAGGCAACTTATCTCCGATATAGAAAATGGTGCATTAGATAACGCTGAAAAAAAAGCCCATAAACTCAAAGGTGCAGCGGGAAATCTGGGCGCAAAGAATCTGCATCGCATTACTGAAACGCTGGACAATCAACTCAAAAAAAATGAGCATCATCCGGATACCGTCAATGCCTGGCGAACCGTGTTTGAAAAGACGCTTGCTGATATCACGCAAATGCTCCATCAATACCCGGTGGCGGCTTTAACTCCCGGCAAGCATGATGCAAAAGAAGCGGAGTCGGGACTCAATGAACTCGATAAACTACTGACGGAAAACAGTTTCATTAATGACGCATTACTCGATCGTATCGGCCGAAACCTGCCTGTTGAATGGCAAGATGAATTTGAAGCTATGGTTAGCCACATTCATAATTTCAATTACATAGAGGCGCATAGGCATTTGCGGAATATCAAAGACAAATGA
- a CDS encoding DUF1638 domain-containing protein, whose amino-acid sequence MPPIVEENKPMVLVGCGILSKEVTYLINLNGWNLQTQFLHSALHNYFDKLAAELNSALTADENSNRETIVFYGACHPKMDSYLEQHHTLRTQGQNCIVMLLGYELFMQELSKGAYFLVEDWANTWEPMITEVFGKNPSVVREIFHSSHKYILALRTPCSEDFSAAAVLAAQFVDLPLVWMDVDLEHLQLVLQDAIAQKHHAAQ is encoded by the coding sequence ATGCCGCCAATAGTAGAAGAAAATAAACCCATGGTGCTGGTCGGCTGCGGGATTCTGAGCAAAGAGGTCACGTATCTCATCAATCTAAACGGCTGGAATTTGCAAACGCAATTTCTTCATTCAGCACTTCATAATTATTTCGATAAACTGGCCGCAGAACTGAATTCGGCATTAACCGCAGATGAAAACTCAAACAGAGAAACCATCGTTTTCTACGGCGCCTGTCATCCCAAAATGGACAGCTATCTGGAACAACATCATACCCTGCGCACACAAGGCCAAAACTGTATCGTTATGCTGCTGGGCTACGAACTGTTTATGCAGGAATTGTCCAAAGGCGCTTACTTTTTGGTCGAAGACTGGGCAAACACCTGGGAACCTATGATTACCGAGGTCTTCGGGAAAAATCCAAGCGTGGTTCGGGAAATCTTTCACAGCAGCCACAAATATATACTTGCCTTACGTACACCCTGTTCGGAAGATTTCTCTGCCGCCGCCGTATTAGCCGCTCAATTCGTAGACTTGCCTCTGGTCTGGATGGATGTCGATCTGGAGCATCTGCAGCTCGTTCTTCAAGACGCTATCGCTCAAAAACATCATGCGGCCCAGTGA
- a CDS encoding uroporphyrinogen decarboxylase family protein, protein MTPIEILDATIKGLPTPRIPVFCNLLDQGARELGLTQQAYYAKGEHVAEGQLKMRARYGYDNVWSLFYVGKEAELLGCNKILFSDSGAPNVEDFVIKDYDDIAKLEVPNDITDHPAWEETAKCLAILREEAGAKYPVCAYLTASTTLPSLLMGMDKWLELLLTGPDDLRDELVRKCSDFFQKEIAAYRAAGANILIYSSPFGSPYFVDMKRFHNFSMPWMKRDLEPGGVTDVIYYCGMAPFNKVIEDVIQNLGITTHYISPLADLAEAKSIIGSRGLTCGVIDDIKMIHWTAEETRAEVKRLCKAGKAGGHFLLGTGLMPSEIPAENITALINAAFEYGSYL, encoded by the coding sequence ATGACCCCCATTGAAATTCTCGACGCAACTATTAAGGGATTGCCAACCCCGCGTATACCGGTATTTTGTAATCTGCTGGATCAAGGCGCGCGTGAATTAGGCCTTACTCAGCAGGCTTACTATGCCAAAGGTGAGCATGTCGCCGAAGGCCAGCTCAAAATGCGTGCCCGTTATGGCTATGACAATGTGTGGAGCCTGTTTTATGTCGGCAAAGAGGCGGAATTGCTGGGATGCAATAAAATTCTGTTCTCTGACAGCGGAGCACCGAATGTGGAGGACTTCGTCATCAAGGATTACGATGACATCGCCAAACTGGAAGTGCCGAACGATATTACCGACCACCCGGCATGGGAAGAAACAGCCAAATGCCTGGCTATCCTGAGAGAAGAAGCCGGTGCCAAGTATCCGGTTTGCGCGTACCTGACCGCCTCGACAACGTTACCGTCACTGCTGATGGGTATGGATAAATGGCTGGAACTGCTACTGACCGGGCCCGATGATTTGCGTGATGAACTGGTTCGAAAATGTTCAGACTTTTTTCAAAAAGAAATTGCCGCTTACCGGGCCGCTGGTGCCAATATTTTGATTTATTCATCTCCGTTCGGTTCGCCTTATTTTGTGGATATGAAACGCTTCCACAACTTCTCTATGCCCTGGATGAAACGCGACCTTGAACCAGGTGGCGTAACTGATGTTATCTATTATTGCGGCATGGCACCATTTAACAAGGTTATTGAAGACGTAATCCAAAATCTCGGCATTACAACCCATTACATCAGCCCCCTGGCCGATCTTGCCGAAGCAAAAAGCATCATCGGCTCTAGAGGTTTAACCTGCGGCGTTATCGACGACATCAAGATGATTCACTGGACAGCAGAAGAGACCCGCGCTGAAGTCAAACGACTTTGTAAAGCCGGCAAAGCGGGCGGTCACTTCCTTTTGGGTACCGGCTTGATGCCGTCAGAAATACCGGCAGAAAATATTACCGCGCTGATAAACGCCGCGTTTGAATACGGAAGCTATTTATGA
- a CDS encoding cobalamin B12-binding domain-containing protein encodes MLDDIINHYNEAVFDTDKEAAFEVIDNALAEGHTPEDIIFKVVIPAINEMMAIITKDPDANLAQHFMTAQIASEVTEKMLLQFRSPPKILGRVVIGTALGDLHSLGKRIVSGCLKAMMVETIDLGVNVTAERFVDEAIAHNAQVIAISAMMVHSATGENGCRKVRKLLNDQGLESGIKIAVGGAPFRFDPELYKTVGADAWAADGISAAKTIVDLIHEVNAK; translated from the coding sequence ATGCTTGACGACATTATCAATCACTATAATGAAGCGGTTTTCGACACCGATAAAGAAGCCGCATTTGAAGTCATCGACAACGCTTTAGCTGAGGGCCATACGCCTGAAGACATTATTTTCAAAGTGGTCATACCCGCCATCAATGAAATGATGGCCATAATTACCAAAGACCCGGATGCAAATCTGGCGCAACACTTTATGACGGCCCAGATTGCCTCTGAGGTCACCGAAAAAATGCTTTTGCAGTTTCGGTCGCCGCCGAAGATCCTGGGCCGTGTAGTTATAGGCACAGCCTTGGGCGATCTGCATTCCCTGGGCAAACGAATTGTTTCAGGCTGTCTTAAAGCGATGATGGTCGAAACCATTGATCTGGGTGTCAATGTCACGGCAGAGCGCTTTGTCGATGAGGCCATTGCTCATAACGCGCAAGTCATTGCCATATCAGCGATGATGGTGCATTCGGCAACAGGCGAAAACGGTTGTCGTAAAGTACGAAAGCTACTGAACGATCAAGGACTGGAATCCGGCATAAAAATAGCGGTAGGCGGTGCGCCTTTCCGTTTCGATCCGGAACTTTACAAAACGGTAGGCGCCGACGCCTGGGCCGCTGATGGCATCAGCGCGGCTAAAACTATCGTCGATCTGATCCATGAGGTGAATGCGAAATGA